In Nasonia vitripennis strain AsymCx chromosome 2, Nvit_psr_1.1, whole genome shotgun sequence, a genomic segment contains:
- the LOC100121472 gene encoding uncharacterized protein LOC100121472 isoform X2, whose protein sequence is MDSRRTIRSVASGCLLLALITGTLAGPARTAFEKLTDFDYRGTTYYSVRNLSLYECQGWCREEPECQAAAFSFVVNPLAPMQDTLCQLQNETAATNPSSTPQRAVNMYYMTKLQIRSENVCLRPWAFERVPNKMIRGLDAALIYTSTKEACLAACLNEHRFTCRSVEYNYVTLQCHLSDSDRRTTGQFVQFVDAQGVDYFENLCLKGKESCKAQRYFQVPRIGVADDKVAQYAGLHYYADKELQVQNDPACRIACEIENEFLCRSYLYRGPPIGQAYNCHLFHLDHWTLPDGPSTYLNAERPLIDNGERVGTYYENFCEKGKITDTQPDLNLTTINPSDSRFDINCDKTGTCYDVIVDCKDTRIAVQVQTNKPFNGRIYALGRSETCNIDVSNSKFFRLDLTMTGQDCNTQSVTGTYSNTVVLQHHSVVMTKADKIYKVKCTYDMSSKNITFGMMPIRDPDMISITSAPEAPPPKIRILDNRAQEVETVRIGDKLTFRIEIPEDTPYGIFARSCVAMAKDAKSTFQIIDDEGCPVDSSIFPSFTPDGNALQSSYEAFRFTESYGVIFQCNVKYCLGPCEPAVCEYGRDSSESWGKRRRRSLDNSTEEKAEDMTLSQEILVLDFGDEKQSQFLKSDASIDFNEADKTVTIIEPCPTKTSVLALGVTCALLILIYVSTIFCYYMKKWLTPRKMMP, encoded by the exons ATGGACTCGCGAAGAACGATCAGATCCGTCGCCTCGGGATGCCTGCTCCTGGCCCTGATCACCGGAACCCTCGCCGGACCTG CGCGGACGGCGTTCGAGAAGCTGACGGACTTCGACTACCGCGGCACCACCTACTACAGCGTGCGCAACCTGTCGCTGTACGAGTGCCAGGGCTGGTGCCGAGAGGAACCCGAGTGTCAGGCCGCGGCTTTCAGCTTCGTGGTTAATCCACTGGCGCCGATGCAGGACACCCTCTGCCAGCTGCAGAACGAGACCGCCGCGACCAACCCGTCATCCACGCCGCAGCGGGCCGTCAACATGTACTACATGACCAAGCTGCAGATCAGATCAG AAAACGTTTGCCTGCGGCCATGGGCGTTCGAGCGAGTGCCGAACAAGATGATCCGCGGCCTCGACGCCGCTCTTATCTACACGTCGACGAAGGAGGCCTGCCTGGCCGCGTGTCTCAACGAGCACCGCTTCACCTGCAGATCTGTCGAGTACAATTACGTGACTCTGCAGTGCCATCTCAGCGATTCCGACAGGAGAACCACCGGACAGTTCGTGCAATTCGTCGACGCCCAGGGCGtcgattacttcgagaatctCTGCCTGAAAG GTAAGGAGTCCTGCAAGGCCCAGCGTTACTTCCAAGTACCGCGCATTGGCGTCGCCGACGACAAGGTGGCCCAGTACGCCGGTTTGCATTACTACGCGGACAAGGAGCTGCAGGTGCAGAACGACCCTGCCTGTCGCATCGCCTGCGAAATCGAGAACGAGTTCCTCTGCAGGTCCTACCTGTACCGCGGACCGCCGATCGGACAGGCCTACAACTGCCACCTGTTCCATCTGGATCATTGGACCCTACCCGACGGACCGTCGACCTACCTCAACGCCGAGAGGCCGCTTATCGATAATGGCGAGCGCGTTGGCACCTATTACGAAAACTTCTGCGAGA AGGGCAAGATCACCGACACGCAGCCCGACTTGAACCTCACCACGATCAATCCCAGCGACTCGCGCTTCGACATCAACTGCGACAAGACTGGTACCTGCTATGACG TTATCGTCGATTGTAAGGACACGAGGATCGCCGTGCAGGTGCAGACGAACAAGCCGTTCAACGGAAGAATCTATGCCCTCGGACGTTCGGAGACGTGTAACATAGACGTCAGCAACAGCAAATTCTTCCGACTCGATCTCACGATGACCGGACAGGACTGCAACACTCAGAGCGTG ACTGGCACCTACTCGAACACGGTGGTGCTGCAGCACCACTCGGTCGTCATGACCAAAGCCGACAAGATCTACAAGGTCAAGTGTACCTACGACATGTCCTCGAAGAACATCACCTTCGGCATGATGCCGATCCGCGATCCGGACATGATCAGCATCACCAGCGCACCTGAGGCGCCACCACCGAAGATCCGTATCCTCGACAACCGCGCCCAGGAGGTTGAGACCGTCAGGATCGGTGACAAGCTCACCTTCAGAATCGAAATCCCCGAAGACA CTCCTTACGGAATCTTCGCTCGCAGCTGTGTAGCCATGGCGAAGGACGCCAAGAGCACCTTCCAGATCATCGACGACGAAGG ATGTCCAGTGGACTCTTCGATCTTCCCGAGCTTTACACCCGACGGCAACGCTCTGCAGTCGTCGTACGAGGCCTTTAGGTTTACTGAGTCATACGGTGTCATCTTCCAATGCAACGTTAAATACTGTCTCGGACCTTGCGAGCCG GCGGTTTGCGAGTACGGCCGTGATTCGTCCGAGTCTTGGGGCAAGAGGCGCAGAAGAAGTCTCGACAACTCGACGGAGGAGAAAGCGGAAGACATGACCTTATCTCAAGAAATCCTCGTCCTCGACTTTGGCGACGAAAAGCAATCGCAGTTCTTGAAGAGCGACGCGAGTATAGACTTCAACGAGGCCG acAAAACCGTCACCATCATCGAGCCATGTCCGACGAAGACGTCAGTGCTGGCGCTGGGCGTGACGTGCGCCCTGCTCATCCTCATCTACGTCTCGACGATCTTCTGCTACTACATGAAGAAGTGGCTGACGCCGCGGAAGATGATGCCTTGA
- the LOC100121472 gene encoding uncharacterized protein LOC100121472 isoform X1, with translation MDSRRTIRSVASGCLLLALITGTLAGPARTAFEKLTDFDYRGTTYYSVRNLSLYECQGWCREEPECQAAAFSFVVNPLAPMQDTLCQLQNETAATNPSSTPQRAVNMYYMTKLQIRSENVCLRPWAFERVPNKMIRGLDAALIYTSTKEACLAACLNEHRFTCRSVEYNYVTLQCHLSDSDRRTTGQFVQFVDAQGVDYFENLCLKGKESCKAQRYFQVPRIGVADDKVAQYAGLHYYADKELQVQNDPACRIACEIENEFLCRSYLYRGPPIGQAYNCHLFHLDHWTLPDGPSTYLNAERPLIDNGERVGTYYENFCEKGKITDTQPDLNLTTINPSDSRFDINCDKTGTCYDVIVDCKDTRIAVQVQTNKPFNGRIYALGRSETCNIDVSNSKFFRLDLTMTGQDCNTQSVRDGGFQTGTYSNTVVLQHHSVVMTKADKIYKVKCTYDMSSKNITFGMMPIRDPDMISITSAPEAPPPKIRILDNRAQEVETVRIGDKLTFRIEIPEDTPYGIFARSCVAMAKDAKSTFQIIDDEGCPVDSSIFPSFTPDGNALQSSYEAFRFTESYGVIFQCNVKYCLGPCEPAVCEYGRDSSESWGKRRRRSLDNSTEEKAEDMTLSQEILVLDFGDEKQSQFLKSDASIDFNEADKTVTIIEPCPTKTSVLALGVTCALLILIYVSTIFCYYMKKWLTPRKMMP, from the exons ATGGACTCGCGAAGAACGATCAGATCCGTCGCCTCGGGATGCCTGCTCCTGGCCCTGATCACCGGAACCCTCGCCGGACCTG CGCGGACGGCGTTCGAGAAGCTGACGGACTTCGACTACCGCGGCACCACCTACTACAGCGTGCGCAACCTGTCGCTGTACGAGTGCCAGGGCTGGTGCCGAGAGGAACCCGAGTGTCAGGCCGCGGCTTTCAGCTTCGTGGTTAATCCACTGGCGCCGATGCAGGACACCCTCTGCCAGCTGCAGAACGAGACCGCCGCGACCAACCCGTCATCCACGCCGCAGCGGGCCGTCAACATGTACTACATGACCAAGCTGCAGATCAGATCAG AAAACGTTTGCCTGCGGCCATGGGCGTTCGAGCGAGTGCCGAACAAGATGATCCGCGGCCTCGACGCCGCTCTTATCTACACGTCGACGAAGGAGGCCTGCCTGGCCGCGTGTCTCAACGAGCACCGCTTCACCTGCAGATCTGTCGAGTACAATTACGTGACTCTGCAGTGCCATCTCAGCGATTCCGACAGGAGAACCACCGGACAGTTCGTGCAATTCGTCGACGCCCAGGGCGtcgattacttcgagaatctCTGCCTGAAAG GTAAGGAGTCCTGCAAGGCCCAGCGTTACTTCCAAGTACCGCGCATTGGCGTCGCCGACGACAAGGTGGCCCAGTACGCCGGTTTGCATTACTACGCGGACAAGGAGCTGCAGGTGCAGAACGACCCTGCCTGTCGCATCGCCTGCGAAATCGAGAACGAGTTCCTCTGCAGGTCCTACCTGTACCGCGGACCGCCGATCGGACAGGCCTACAACTGCCACCTGTTCCATCTGGATCATTGGACCCTACCCGACGGACCGTCGACCTACCTCAACGCCGAGAGGCCGCTTATCGATAATGGCGAGCGCGTTGGCACCTATTACGAAAACTTCTGCGAGA AGGGCAAGATCACCGACACGCAGCCCGACTTGAACCTCACCACGATCAATCCCAGCGACTCGCGCTTCGACATCAACTGCGACAAGACTGGTACCTGCTATGACG TTATCGTCGATTGTAAGGACACGAGGATCGCCGTGCAGGTGCAGACGAACAAGCCGTTCAACGGAAGAATCTATGCCCTCGGACGTTCGGAGACGTGTAACATAGACGTCAGCAACAGCAAATTCTTCCGACTCGATCTCACGATGACCGGACAGGACTGCAACACTCAGAGCGTG CGTGACGGTGGTTTTCAGACTGGCACCTACTCGAACACGGTGGTGCTGCAGCACCACTCGGTCGTCATGACCAAAGCCGACAAGATCTACAAGGTCAAGTGTACCTACGACATGTCCTCGAAGAACATCACCTTCGGCATGATGCCGATCCGCGATCCGGACATGATCAGCATCACCAGCGCACCTGAGGCGCCACCACCGAAGATCCGTATCCTCGACAACCGCGCCCAGGAGGTTGAGACCGTCAGGATCGGTGACAAGCTCACCTTCAGAATCGAAATCCCCGAAGACA CTCCTTACGGAATCTTCGCTCGCAGCTGTGTAGCCATGGCGAAGGACGCCAAGAGCACCTTCCAGATCATCGACGACGAAGG ATGTCCAGTGGACTCTTCGATCTTCCCGAGCTTTACACCCGACGGCAACGCTCTGCAGTCGTCGTACGAGGCCTTTAGGTTTACTGAGTCATACGGTGTCATCTTCCAATGCAACGTTAAATACTGTCTCGGACCTTGCGAGCCG GCGGTTTGCGAGTACGGCCGTGATTCGTCCGAGTCTTGGGGCAAGAGGCGCAGAAGAAGTCTCGACAACTCGACGGAGGAGAAAGCGGAAGACATGACCTTATCTCAAGAAATCCTCGTCCTCGACTTTGGCGACGAAAAGCAATCGCAGTTCTTGAAGAGCGACGCGAGTATAGACTTCAACGAGGCCG acAAAACCGTCACCATCATCGAGCCATGTCCGACGAAGACGTCAGTGCTGGCGCTGGGCGTGACGTGCGCCCTGCTCATCCTCATCTACGTCTCGACGATCTTCTGCTACTACATGAAGAAGTGGCTGACGCCGCGGAAGATGATGCCTTGA